The Planctellipticum variicoloris DNA window GTGGCGCTGGCGAAACAGTTCCGCGACGGCACCGGGCAGATCAACTGCCACAACTCGATCGCCTACGGCCTCCCCTACGGCGGCCAGGGAATCTCCGGCGGCCCCGGCGGCGGCGTGAACTGCGAAGAAACCTTCCTGGATTACACCCAGGTCAAGGCGATCTACGTCGCGGATTATCCTGCCTAACGGCGGCTGATGACTGATGAGGCCCCCGGATCGCGCTGCACGGTCCGGGGGCCTTTTTTGTTGCAGGACGAAGTGCCTGCCGGACGCCGCACTAATCACGGCCCCCCCATCACGACGAAGGCGGAGGGCCAACGCGGCTTGTCGCTGTCCTAAAGTAGGGTGAGTCGAGTCTTCGAGGCTCACCTCTGCGACAACAAATGATGGCGAAAGACTCACCCTGCAGCTTGCCCGGACGGAACTTGGACCGAGAGGTGGGTGGGCCAGTGTCGAGCCTTGAAGACGCCAACGTCTTCTGACATTGTGAACAGGAGGCCGAGTCTCCACAGGGCGAGGAAACCGACCACGGCGCCGTCCGGTCGATGCGGCGGTTTCTTACTGAGGCGGGAGTGTTGCCATGATGGAATACCAGGGCTACATGGGCAAAGTCGAGTTCGACGACGAAGCCCGTCTCTTTCACGGCGAAGTCCTCAATACGCGCGACGTGATCACGTTTCAGGGGCGAAGCGTCGACGAGCTGGAAGCCGCCTTTCGCGAATCCATCGACGACTATCTGGCCTTCTGCAAGGCGCGCGGCGAGACCCCGGAGCGGCCGTATTCCGGGCAGTTCGTAACGCGACTGCCGCCGCAGCTCCATCGCGAAGTGAGCACCGCGGCAGCCCTCGCGGGGAAAAGTTTGAATGCGTGGGTGGTTGACCGGCTGCAGGAGGGGGTCGACAAGGCAGCGAAGGTGAAGCAGACCGCAAGCACCAGGCAGAAGAGCAAAGCCGCCACACCATCGCCTCGCACACAATCTAAAGCCCGGAAGCAGCGTGCCTGAGACACACTGATTTCCCTTGAGCGACCAGCCCGATGGTGATCCTCCCCCCCGAACTGCTGGCCACATTCCCGCCGGCGAAGACAGCGCTCCTCGACCGCGTCCGGCGGGACGTCGATGACGACATGCTGCGGGTGATCTCGCGGGCGGACTACGGAAACCAGGCCGACGAACTGTTTCCCCAACTGGTGCAGTTCCGGGACACCGGGCAGCTTCCTGAGCCGATGGAATTCTGGCTCCACGAAGTGCTGGCCCTGACGCGGTGGAGCGATCCTGAGCGGCCAGGGTTATCGGGCTTCGGATACGGTCCGAGTGGAATCAGCGGACACTGGACGCGACTGTTTGTCTGTGCGGCACTGCTCAGGGCCGATGTGGAACCAGCGGTTGATGTCGAGGACGGCGCGACATCCACGTTGGCGCAATTGCTGGTCAGCGCCTCGGTGATGGAGTCCTCGGTCAACGAAGCCATCGGGCAGTTTCTCACGTGGCGGCTGATGGAAGTCGATCGTCCGTGGGAAGAGCCGGTGTTCGCTCTCGCGCTGCTCGTCGTCGCGGTCCGTCTGCGCGTCGGCCGATTGTCGGAGCAGGCCGTCGGCATTTTCGCGGAGCGGGTGCTGGTGAGCGATGCGATTCACCAGGTCCAGTACGGTCCCCTGCGGCTCTGGCAGGAGCACTGGAAGCCGCTATCGGCGGAGTTGCGGCGCGAGGCGGCGGCGATCGCGGACGTGGTGGTGCGGGAAGACGTGTTCCTGTGCGCGGGGCTGATCGAAGTGGGGTGAGCGAATTCCATCTGATCGCGAAGAGCACTGGTGGCTGAAGGCCACCAGTGCCACCCGAATGGGGCCGCCCCGCGGCCTCCTGCCGTACGACGGACATCCTTGTTCGTCGCTCTTCGGACCCTCGACGGACGAGGATGTTCGTCGTACAGGCTACTTATTGCGCCGCACCTGCAGCCCGGCTTCCCCCGGATCCAGCAACTGCACCACATGCCGCACCGCGAACGGCCGGTTCACCAGGCTGCTCGTGCGCGCGGAATTCCATTGCATCATGCAGACGTGGTTCGACGTCGCCAGGATCACCGGATCGCCGGGGGCATCCTGAAGGAACGCCGATTTGCGGGCGAGGATTTCGCGTGCATTTTCGGGCTTCTGAATGTGATACGTCCCCCCGGACCCGCAGCAGTCCCGGGCCAGCGGGGCGAGCTCCCACGGAATGCCGGTCGCATCCAGCACGTTCGTCGGGATCCCCGGAACCTTCTGGCCGTGAATCAGGTGGCAGGGAAGATCGACGTAGACTCTCGCGTTGTCAGTCCGGCGGGGACGGTTCACCGGACCAAGGTCCCCCAGGAACGTGAGGACGTCGCGGACGGGGACCTTGTCGCTGATGGCTTTGCCGAGAGCCAGGCCGCAGCCGGACGAGTTCGTCAGGACGGCTTCGAAGCCGCCGGAACTGAAGGCCTGGCGGTTCTGCTGGCGGAGGGCGTCGACTCCTTCCAGCCCGGTGTGTTCCTGAAACGCGCCGCAGCAGCTCTGTCCCTGCGGCACGAAGACCTGGACGTTGTTTTCGATCAGTACCCGGACGGTGGCGAAGTTGATCTCGCGGAACAGCGCCTCCATCAGGCAGCCGGTCAGCAGCGCGACGCGCGGGCCGTTCGGCTGGTGCTGCCGCATGAGCCGGCTGGCATAGGCCGCCGTCGATTCCAGCACGGCCGGTTCGCCCGCAAAGACGTTGCGGTGCCGGAACAGGCCCAGCCTCCGCAGCAGCCGGACCGGCAGCAAAGCGAGGTTGAACAGGGCCGGTCGGACAATCGCAGCGGCGGCGAGACGTAGCGACAGATTTGGGCGGGCGCGGCCGGTGGCGACGTGGTCGTGGCGGATCTGCTCGAAGATTTCGCCGTACGGGACGTTGGCAGGACAGGCGGTTTCGCACGCCAGGCAGCCGACGCATTCGGAGGTGTAAAAGTCGGTCCACGGGTCGACTTCAAGCCGGCCTTCCGCTTCCTCACGCCACAGTCGCAGCCGCCCGCGCGGCGAATTGTTCTCGTCGCCAGTCAGCTTGTAGGTCGGGCAGACTTCCAGGCAAAAGCCGCAGTGAACGCAGCTCGAAAGGAGATCCTTGTCCGCGAGGGGCGAGGAGCAGTGATCGGGCGTCGGTGGCGATTCGGTGGTGGCGGGGTTCACGAGCGCTGCGATTCCTGTTCGAGGGTGGCGATCCAGGCGGCTTCGGTGGCGGAGGGTTTCAGCGGCGGCAGGTGTCGCGAGTGCCAGTCGCCGCCGATTGCGTGCAGTCGGTCGGCGTGCTGACTGACGAGGGCCTGCACGCGCACGGCGGTGACGTGCGGGGCCGCGGCGGGCAGAGAAACATGCAGCACGCCGCAGTAGCAGAAGGCGACGCAGCGGGCTTCCGGCGTCCGGCTGACTTCGTCGACCAGCGCCAGGAGCTGTTCCGGGGCCGTCTTGAAGACGAGATCGGGACAGCCATCCGTCGGGGCGGGAACATCCCGTTCCGACTGCAGTCGCAGCGTGTGCGTGGCGGCGAACGTCTTGAGGAAGCTTTCGAACAGGGGCCATTCGTCGGCCGGGCAGTTCACGGCGATCCGCAGTTGACGCGATGCGCCGGCGGCCAGCAGGTCGATGCTGTCGTACCAGAGCATCCACGAGCTTTGCAGCAGCTCGGGGATCGCACGCTGGAGAGCGACGGCATCGCCCGTCAGATGCAAGAGGCCGGAGACGGCGCAGTCCGGTCGGAGCCGCAGAACGTAATCCACGGGGCTGCCGAAGCGGTCCCCCGAGTGGAGCAGGAAGCGGAAGAGGTCGTAGCCGGTGGTGGTTTTGACGACCCGTTCGCCAATTCGAACCACATGGCCGTTCGGCAGTCGCCAGTTCATGCCGAGGACGTTGTCGCAGTACGGTCCGAAGCGGGACGAAGCGGGGGCGAACGTCGCGGCCGCGAGCTGCTCGCGCAGCGGGGCCTCGTCATCCAGCAACAACGGAAATCGCTGGTGGTGCGGCCCGGCCTGGGCGCGAATGTCGGCCCCGGTGGCGTCTGCAGGGAGGCAGACGACGCCGTCGATCGCATCGTAGAATGGCTGGAACCAGCGGGAGGCGTCAGTGAGCGGCGCGTTCATGGAGCAAATCGCCTTTCGGCGAAGACCTTCAGCGGGTTGAGCTGGTGCCGGGGATTGAAGACCGCCGGGACGGCGAGTTGCAGGCGGGTTGTCTCGGGGCCGAAGACGAGGGGCATATAGGCCGTCTTGTCGTTGCCGATGCCGTGTTCGCCGGAGAGCGTCCCGCCGACTTCGACGACCCGCTGCATCAGGCGTTTGCCGATGTGCTCGACCTTTTCGAGTTCGCCCGGGATGCGGTTGTCGAACAGGAAGTTGGGGTGCAGGTTGCCGTCCCCGGCGTGGAAGACGTTGACGGCCCGGATGCCGGCGGCGTCGGCTTCGTCGTAGACAAGCTGGAGGAGTTCGGCGAGGGCCCGTTTGGGAATCACAGCGTCCTGGACGACAAAGTCGGCGCTGAGCTGCCCCATCAGGCCGCCGGCCACTTTGCGGGCCTTCCACAGTTTCTGCCGCTGAGTCTCGTCATCGCTAAAGACGACATCCTGCGAACCGGCGTCGCGCAGCAGTTTCGCCACCGACTCGACGCGGGCGTCGACGAGAGCGGCGGGACCGTCGATTTCGGTCAGCAACATGAAGCAGTCTTTGGGCAGCCCGACAGCCATATGGCTGTTTTCAACCATCGCCACGCAGCGGGGGTCCATCAGTTCGATGGCGACCGGGAACGACGGGTGGGCGACAAGGGCGTGAATCGCCCGCTCGGCGGTGAGCAGATCGGGGTACGTCGCGCGGAAGGTCCAGACCTTTTCAGGCCTGGGGAGGGTGCGGAGCCAGAAGCGGGTGAAGGCTCCGAGGGTCCCCTCAGAACCGACCATGAAGCGTTTCCAGTCCTCGCGCCACGGTCCGCGACCGCCGGCCGGTCCGCCGAAGCGGTGCAGGCTGCCATCAAGGAGGATGACTTCGACGCCGAGGATGTAGTTGCTGGTGACGCCGTAGCGGAAGCAGTGGGCGCCGCCGGCGTTCATGGCGACGTTGCCGCCGATTGTGCAGACGGGGCCGCTGGAGGGGTCGGGGGGGTAGAAGACGCCGTGGGGGAGGAGGGCGGCGTCGAGCTGGTTGAGGGTGACGCCGCATTCGACTTCGCACCAGAAGCCGCCGCGGCAGATCTGGCGGACGCTGCGGAGTCCTGATGTGTGGACGATGACGCCCCCCTGGGCGGCGACCGGTCCGCCGGAGAGTGAGGTGCCAGCGCCGCGGATGCAGAGGGGGGCGGCCAGCTCGCGGGCGTGCTGCAGGACGGAGACGAGCTCGTCGACGTTGGCGGGGATGACGACGGCGTCGGGACGGAAGGTTTTGTAGCCGAGGCCGTCGGCGTCGTAGCCGGCGAGCTGGGCGGGGGCGGTGAGGATTTTGCCGCGGGTGACGCACTGCTGGAGGACGCGTTCCAGGTGCGGATCAATTGCGGGGCGGATCATCGGGGGCGTCCTGGGTTCGGCTCGGGCGAAGTGGGCAGCTTGCAGCGTAACGTGCGGGGGCCGAGAGAGCCAAGACGACCCGGAGTTACAGATAGCGGCGCAAGATACTGCGGCTGTGCGGGTTGAGGTTTTGAATGCTGGGGATCAGGTAGCGGAGGCCGTTGGTGTCGACGACGAGGATGCGTTCGGGGGTCAGGCGGCGGAGGTCGTCGTCGCTGTCGAGCTGAATGCGGGTCGGACCGCGGTCGGTGTCGATCGTCCACTGGCACGGAGGGACGGGGGCCGAGGTCGACTGGATTTCTTGAATCACCGGGACGAACTCACGTTCCGCCAGAGCAGCCTGCACGACGGTCCGGGCGGATTCGCTCAGTTGATCCAGGTGATCGAGCAGCGTCAGTTCTGATCCGGAGGCGTCCAGGACGGAGATCAAGTGGTCCGGGTCGGAGAGGGGAAAGCAGCGGATCAGGTCGACTCCGACAAAGTCCTGGCCGTCGGCGGTGAGGACGAGCTGCCCCCATTCGTTCGTGCGGAACTGGAACTGGTCGGGAGGGGTGGAAAGGGGCATGGTTGATTCGCGGGGTGAGTGGACGATCGGGCTGCGTGTTCCGGTCAGTGCAAAATGAAAAGTGAAAAATGCAAAGTGAAAAATGGGAAGACGGTGGAGGTTGAGAGCGGCCTGCGGTCGCTTCGTTTCGGATTTCAGGCTTTCCTCGTTGAGGCCGTTCAGCCCTGGAGGAGGCCGAGGTCGATGAGTTTCGCGGCGCATTCGTCGCGTTCGCGGCTGCGGGTCAGCGGGCGCCAGGATTCGTCCTGGGCGGCGAGGAATTCTTCCTGGGAGAACGGCGGGGCTTTGCCGGCGGCGGCGGCGGCGGCCGTCAGCCGGGTGATGACGCCGCAGTCGAGGCGGGACAGGAACTTGCCCCCCATGCGGTAGTCTTCGAAGGCTTCCCAGACGACCGGGAAGAGAGGCTGGATGATGTTGCGGCCGATGGCGGTGGAGTAGAGCCGGATCTCTTCCTGGGCGTGACCGTCCATTCGGAGCGACAGGAAGTGGAGCAGGTTGTGGAGGTCGACCTTCCAGTAGGCCTCGGTGTAGGTGGCCAGCGGGAGGTCTTTGCGGGCCTGTTCGCGGGCGACGCCGGCGGCGAGACGGTCGGCGTAGACTTTGCGGGCCAGTTCGTGCAGTTCGTGTTCGGCGGCGGTGAGCTGGCGGCCAAGTTCGAGCGGCAGGGGTTCGCCGCTCCCCTGGCGGTTCTGAGCGGCCTGGGTGCGCCAGGCGTTCTCCGGAGTCGACTGGGCGGAGTCGATCGCGACGGAGTAGCGGGTGCTGTACTCGTTGACATTGGCGGTGCGGTGGCGGATCCACTGCCGCCAGCAGTCCATGGGGACGCGAACGAGGAGCTTGATCTCGGCCATCTCGAACGGGGTGGTATGGCGGTGGCGGAGCAGGTAGCGGATCAGGGTGCGATCATCGGAGACCTGTTTGGTTCCGGCTCCGTAGCTGACGCGGGCCGCCTGCACGATGGCGCTGTCGTCCCCCATGACATCGACGAGACAGACGAAGCCGTCGTCGAGTACGGGGAACTTCTTCCAGCGGAGCTCTTCCAGGAGTTGGGACCGATCCGTCATGCCGTCGCGTTCCTCGCAGGGGCCGGCCTGCGGCCGGCCAGGCGTTTGGGAAAATAGTGGCGGGCGGGCCGCGTTCGCCGCGCCTCAGAATTCCGTGAGATTGGAGGCACGATACCGAAAACGGATTCGGGGCAGAAGGAAGTTGCCGCGACGGGTGCGGGTGGGATTGGACCGGTTGCGCCAATCGTGCGGCCGACGGCCGGAAAAAGGGCATCAAAAGATCACCTAACTCCTTTGTCTGTCGCGAGAAAGAGCCGGCGGAGTAACCGTCAGCAACGGCATGGTCTACGAGTTGCTCGCGGAATGATTCCGTTTCACAACGCGAGGCGCAGGAGGCGCCGGGCTGTCTGTGCGGGAAAAGCTAGCGTTGGCAGGGACTTCTCGTTCTCTGCACGGAGCTGGCAAGGCGCAGGTGTATGTCTGCTGCGGTGGAACAACTCGATCTGAACTGGGTGCTGATCTGTTCGGCGCTGATTTTCACGATGCAGGCAGGATTCTGTCTGCTGGAAGCGGGACTGGTCCGCGCCAAGAACAGCGTGAACGTCGCCATCAAGAATCTGATGGACTTCTGCGTGTCGAGCCTGCTGTTCTGGGGGGTGGGATTCGGGCTGATGTTCGGCGCCTCGGCAGGCGGCTGGATTGGCGTTTCTCACTTCAGTCCCGGGGCGGAGTCGGGACCGAAGTTTCTGGCGTTTCTGCTGTTCCAGGTGATGTTCTGCAGCACGGCGACGACGATCGTCTCCGGGGCGGTGGCGGAACGAATGCGGTTCGGGGCCTACCTGACTCTCTGTGCGGTGCTGTCGTGCCTGGTTTACCCCCTGCTCGGACACTGGGTCTGGAATGACGGTCCACAGCCCGGCTGGCTGCGACAGCTCGGCTTCGTCGACTTCGCCGGTTCCACGGTCGTGCATTCGCTGGGGGCCTGGTTCGCGCTGGCGACGCTGTTGGCGATTGGCCCCCGGCGGGGGCGGTTCGACGCCGGCGCACGCCCCATTCGCCCGCACAACCTGATTCTGGCGACGCTGGGCGTGTTTCTGTTGTGGTTCGGCTGGTTCGGCTTCAACGGGGGAAGCTCGCTGGCTCCCGACGGCGTGGCCGCACGGACAATTCTGAACACAGTCCTCGCGGGCGCCGCCGGCGGGATTTGCGGCGGGCTGACTGCGTGGAAGTTCGTCGGACAGCCGCGCATCGAACCGATGCTGAATGGCGTGCTGGGGGGACTGGTCGGCGTGACCGCGGGGTGTCACGTGTTTGCTCCGTGGGCTGCTGCCGCAGTGGGCGGAGCTGCGGGGGCCATTGTCTTTTTCGCGGATGCCTGGCTGATTCGGCGGAAGATCGACGACGCCGTTTCGGCGGTGCCGGTGCATGGGTTCGCCGGCGCCTGGGGGACGCTGGCGGTGGCGCTGTTCGCTTCGCCGGAGGCACTGGGTTTCGCGGGGCGCAACGGGTGGCATCAACTGGGAGTTCAGGGGCTGGGGGTGCTGGTTTGCGGGGGATTCGCATTCGGCGCCGGCTGGCTGACGTGTCGCGCGGCCGGCTGCTTGATGGCGCTGCGGGCCGAGCCGGAGGATGAACTGCGGGGACTCAACATCGCCGAGCATGGGGCTTCGACGGACCTGGGAGACCTGCTGGACGAAATGCAGCGTCAGCAGCAGACAGGGGATTTTTCCCAAGAGGTGGGTGTCGAACCGCATACCGAAGTCGGACAGATTGCCGAGCGGTATAACCGCGTCCTGAAGCGGGTTCAGACGGAGATTGCCGCACACAGCTCGGCGGAACAGCGCTATCGAACGATCTTTGAGAATGCGATCGAGGGGATCTACCAATCGAGTCCGGAGGGGCACTATCTGACGGCGAATCCGGCGCTGGCGCGAATCTACGGATACGAGACTCCCGAGGATCTGATGGCAAGCGTGACCGACATCAGCCGGCAGGTTTATGTCAGTCCGGGGCGGCGACAGGAGTTTGCGGCAGCGCTCGAACAGGACGGGCAGTTCACGGGGTTCGAATCCGAAGTCTACCGGCGGGACGGCCAGATCATCTGGATCTCGGAGTCGGGGCACGCGGTTCGCCATTCGGATGGCACGTTGCTGTACTACGAGGGGACGGTCGAAGACATCACGCGTCGCAAAGAGAACGAGCGACTGGTCTGCGAGAAGCAGCGGGCGGACGCGGCGAGCGCCGCAAAGAGCAATTTCCTGGCGCGGATGAGCCACGAGATCCGGACGCCGCTCAATGGGGTGGTGGGGATGCTGGAACTGCTGGAAGGGACGCCGCTCTCTCCGCAGCAGTCGCAGTATATGCGGATCTGCCACTCGTCGGCGCAGGCGCTGTTGTCGGTGATCAACGACATCCTCGATCTGTCCAGGATCGAGGCGGGGAAGCTGGCGCTGGAGCGGATCGAATTCGATCTTCAGGAAGTCGTCGACGACATCGTCGAAATGTTCGGTCATCGCGCGGAATCGCGGGGGCTGACGCTGCTGGGGCTGATCGACGCCGACGTGCCCCAACTGGTCATTAACGATCCGGAACGCTTGCGGCAGATCCTGATCAACCTGGTCAACAATGCGATCAAGTTTACCGAATCCGGCGATGTCCGCGTGCAGGTCAGCGTCGTTTCGCGGAGCGGGGAGGCCATCGAGCTCCGATTCGCAGTCGCGGATACGGGTCCGGGAATTCCGCACGAACGGCAGGCCCAGCTCTTCGAAGCGTTCTCGCAACTGGATGCCTCGACCGCGCGGACGCATGGCGGATCGGGACTGGGACTGACGATCTGCCGGGATCTGGTCGAACTGATGGGGGGCCGGTTGCGCGTCGAGAGCCAGCCCGGAGCCGGAGCGACGTTCTGGTTTTCGATCCCCTGTACGATCTCGCCGAGAAACGCCGACGACGAACCGCCCGTCTGCCTGCAGAAGACGCGGATCCTGGTGGTGGACGATCACGAAGACAACCGGCGAATCGTCCGCGATCATTTGCGGTGGATGGGCTGCGAGCCGGAACTTGCTCCGGACGCGGAGACCGCGTGGAGCATGCTGACGAGTCAGGACACCGGACCGGGACGATTCGATCTGCTGCTGCTCGATCAGCATCTGCCGGGTATGGACGGGCTGACGCTGGCGACGCGCATCCAGTCGCTGTGGGGCGCTGCGGCGCCGCCGGTGGTGATGCTGATCTCCTGGGATCGGACCCAGTCGCAGCGGGAGCTGGAGGCGCGGGGAATCGTGGCGAGTCTGTCGAAGCCGATCCGTCGATCGCGGTTGCTGGACGCCGTGCTGACAGGACTCAAACGGCGCGTTGCGACGAAGGCGTCGCAGGCATCGGGCCGTTCTCGCTCGGAGGGGGGGGAGCGAGAGAATCCGCGGGTGCTGGTCCTTGAAGATCACGAAGTGAACCAGATCGTAGTGGAGGAACTGCTGAATTCGCTGGGGTACAGCGCGAAAATCTGCAAGAACGGCGTGGAGGGGCTGGCGGCGGCGAAGAGTGAGACGTTTTCCATCATTCTGGCGGATTGCCAGATGCCCGAAATGGACGGATTCGAGTTCACGCGTCGGCTGCGAAGCTGGGAGCAGGAGACGGGCCGGAGCCGGACGCCGGTCGTGGCCCTGACCGCCAGCGCCGTGGTGGGTGAACGGGAGCGGTGCCTGGAAGCGGGGATGGACGACTTCTTACCGAAGCCGGTTCACCGGACGAATCTGCTGCAGGTGCTGACGCGGAGAGCGACGTCCGAAGCGCCGGCTGATACGAAGGCCGGTCTCGCGCAGCGCGCAGCGGCTGCGCCGGTGGATGTGGCGTCGCTGCGAGAGCGCAGCGGCGGTTCGATGCAGTTCCAGCAGCGGATTCTGGGGAAATTTGCAGCTCGGGCCGTCGCCGATCTGCGCGAACTGGAGCTGGCCTGCATTGCGAAATCATGGCCGCGGGCGCGGACTGTGGCGCATGGGTTGAAAGGGGCCGCCGCGACGGTCTCCGCTCAAGACATCGCCGCGACGGCGGAGCGAATCGAGCATGCGGCGGAAGCGCGGCCGGAGGACGTGGAGTCGCTGCTGGACCCGTTGCAGGGGGCGG harbors:
- a CDS encoding type II toxin-antitoxin system HicB family antitoxin; amino-acid sequence: MMEYQGYMGKVEFDDEARLFHGEVLNTRDVITFQGRSVDELEAAFRESIDDYLAFCKARGETPERPYSGQFVTRLPPQLHREVSTAAALAGKSLNAWVVDRLQEGVDKAAKVKQTASTRQKSKAATPSPRTQSKARKQRA
- a CDS encoding (Fe-S)-binding protein, whose product is MNPATTESPPTPDHCSSPLADKDLLSSCVHCGFCLEVCPTYKLTGDENNSPRGRLRLWREEAEGRLEVDPWTDFYTSECVGCLACETACPANVPYGEIFEQIRHDHVATGRARPNLSLRLAAAAIVRPALFNLALLPVRLLRRLGLFRHRNVFAGEPAVLESTAAYASRLMRQHQPNGPRVALLTGCLMEALFREINFATVRVLIENNVQVFVPQGQSCCGAFQEHTGLEGVDALRQQNRQAFSSGGFEAVLTNSSGCGLALGKAISDKVPVRDVLTFLGDLGPVNRPRRTDNARVYVDLPCHLIHGQKVPGIPTNVLDATGIPWELAPLARDCCGSGGTYHIQKPENAREILARKSAFLQDAPGDPVILATSNHVCMMQWNSARTSSLVNRPFAVRHVVQLLDPGEAGLQVRRNK
- a CDS encoding FAD-binding oxidoreductase, whose amino-acid sequence is MNAPLTDASRWFQPFYDAIDGVVCLPADATGADIRAQAGPHHQRFPLLLDDEAPLREQLAAATFAPASSRFGPYCDNVLGMNWRLPNGHVVRIGERVVKTTTGYDLFRFLLHSGDRFGSPVDYVLRLRPDCAVSGLLHLTGDAVALQRAIPELLQSSWMLWYDSIDLLAAGASRQLRIAVNCPADEWPLFESFLKTFAATHTLRLQSERDVPAPTDGCPDLVFKTAPEQLLALVDEVSRTPEARCVAFCYCGVLHVSLPAAAPHVTAVRVQALVSQHADRLHAIGGDWHSRHLPPLKPSATEAAWIATLEQESQRS
- a CDS encoding FAD-binding oxidoreductase; its protein translation is MIRPAIDPHLERVLQQCVTRGKILTAPAQLAGYDADGLGYKTFRPDAVVIPANVDELVSVLQHARELAAPLCIRGAGTSLSGGPVAAQGGVIVHTSGLRSVRQICRGGFWCEVECGVTLNQLDAALLPHGVFYPPDPSSGPVCTIGGNVAMNAGGAHCFRYGVTSNYILGVEVILLDGSLHRFGGPAGGRGPWREDWKRFMVGSEGTLGAFTRFWLRTLPRPEKVWTFRATYPDLLTAERAIHALVAHPSFPVAIELMDPRCVAMVENSHMAVGLPKDCFMLLTEIDGPAALVDARVESVAKLLRDAGSQDVVFSDDETQRQKLWKARKVAGGLMGQLSADFVVQDAVIPKRALAELLQLVYDEADAAGIRAVNVFHAGDGNLHPNFLFDNRIPGELEKVEHIGKRLMQRVVEVGGTLSGEHGIGNDKTAYMPLVFGPETTRLQLAVPAVFNPRHQLNPLKVFAERRFAP
- a CDS encoding DUF1854 domain-containing protein, with the protein product MPLSTPPDQFQFRTNEWGQLVLTADGQDFVGVDLIRCFPLSDPDHLISVLDASGSELTLLDHLDQLSESARTVVQAALAEREFVPVIQEIQSTSAPVPPCQWTIDTDRGPTRIQLDSDDDLRRLTPERILVVDTNGLRYLIPSIQNLNPHSRSILRRYL
- the thyX gene encoding FAD-dependent thymidylate synthase, with the protein product MTDRSQLLEELRWKKFPVLDDGFVCLVDVMGDDSAIVQAARVSYGAGTKQVSDDRTLIRYLLRHRHTTPFEMAEIKLLVRVPMDCWRQWIRHRTANVNEYSTRYSVAIDSAQSTPENAWRTQAAQNRQGSGEPLPLELGRQLTAAEHELHELARKVYADRLAAGVAREQARKDLPLATYTEAYWKVDLHNLLHFLSLRMDGHAQEEIRLYSTAIGRNIIQPLFPVVWEAFEDYRMGGKFLSRLDCGVITRLTAAAAAAGKAPPFSQEEFLAAQDESWRPLTRSRERDECAAKLIDLGLLQG
- the amt gene encoding ammonium transporter, translated to MSAAVEQLDLNWVLICSALIFTMQAGFCLLEAGLVRAKNSVNVAIKNLMDFCVSSLLFWGVGFGLMFGASAGGWIGVSHFSPGAESGPKFLAFLLFQVMFCSTATTIVSGAVAERMRFGAYLTLCAVLSCLVYPLLGHWVWNDGPQPGWLRQLGFVDFAGSTVVHSLGAWFALATLLAIGPRRGRFDAGARPIRPHNLILATLGVFLLWFGWFGFNGGSSLAPDGVAARTILNTVLAGAAGGICGGLTAWKFVGQPRIEPMLNGVLGGLVGVTAGCHVFAPWAAAAVGGAAGAIVFFADAWLIRRKIDDAVSAVPVHGFAGAWGTLAVALFASPEALGFAGRNGWHQLGVQGLGVLVCGGFAFGAGWLTCRAAGCLMALRAEPEDELRGLNIAEHGASTDLGDLLDEMQRQQQTGDFSQEVGVEPHTEVGQIAERYNRVLKRVQTEIAAHSSAEQRYRTIFENAIEGIYQSSPEGHYLTANPALARIYGYETPEDLMASVTDISRQVYVSPGRRQEFAAALEQDGQFTGFESEVYRRDGQIIWISESGHAVRHSDGTLLYYEGTVEDITRRKENERLVCEKQRADAASAAKSNFLARMSHEIRTPLNGVVGMLELLEGTPLSPQQSQYMRICHSSAQALLSVINDILDLSRIEAGKLALERIEFDLQEVVDDIVEMFGHRAESRGLTLLGLIDADVPQLVINDPERLRQILINLVNNAIKFTESGDVRVQVSVVSRSGEAIELRFAVADTGPGIPHERQAQLFEAFSQLDASTARTHGGSGLGLTICRDLVELMGGRLRVESQPGAGATFWFSIPCTISPRNADDEPPVCLQKTRILVVDDHEDNRRIVRDHLRWMGCEPELAPDAETAWSMLTSQDTGPGRFDLLLLDQHLPGMDGLTLATRIQSLWGAAAPPVVMLISWDRTQSQRELEARGIVASLSKPIRRSRLLDAVLTGLKRRVATKASQASGRSRSEGGERENPRVLVLEDHEVNQIVVEELLNSLGYSAKICKNGVEGLAAAKSETFSIILADCQMPEMDGFEFTRRLRSWEQETGRSRTPVVALTASAVVGERERCLEAGMDDFLPKPVHRTNLLQVLTRRATSEAPADTKAGLAQRAAAAPVDVASLRERSGGSMQFQQRILGKFAARAVADLRELELACIAKSWPRARTVAHGLKGAAATVSAQDIAATAERIEHAAEARPEDVESLLDPLQGAVLRFQKWWEQVSAADDEQNLDLESETLLVGER